Proteins from one Leptonema illini DSM 21528 genomic window:
- a CDS encoding efflux RND transporter periplasmic adaptor subunit, whose protein sequence is MTAYVFQRKTSSPEARRLTPEVETVTLSESDFGHSIKAPGTITFLEKASISARIPGRLESYDFDQGEEVKKGTALARLERLEMELQLRQAEAALKSAIAQEKLTAAQYGQARRNIERRLKQIESSQAGIVEARAQFIQSRQALLNKVEIYKMGGISKKELQSLHAQYLNGMSRYYQARKGHQIEMVGFRTADLEQNGIKIDEAILKDTAAKTAAFVDFNTEVEKGNLEVARESKERALIEVQNLRRLLEETVLRSPIDGVIASRSIEIGEEVKVSEPLFTVVRMDELLVSTNVAENDIPYLRKEQSVTFTVDALNGESFTGKVKLISPVVDLATRTTEVRVHVKNTDRRLAPGMFVRCEIETTERRKGLLVPESAFIDPVDDNSPQPYETSVFVVQDGRVFRRSVQVGMRFEGGRELLSGLEPGESIAVSGVAYLKEGTQVKPRTITP, encoded by the coding sequence GTGACAGCATATGTTTTTCAACGCAAGACCTCTTCACCCGAAGCCCGTCGGCTGACTCCGGAAGTGGAAACAGTAACGTTATCCGAATCGGATTTCGGACACTCCATTAAAGCGCCCGGAACGATCACATTTCTCGAAAAGGCCTCGATAAGTGCCCGAATTCCAGGACGATTAGAATCCTACGATTTCGATCAGGGCGAAGAGGTAAAGAAAGGAACGGCCCTTGCCCGGCTCGAACGTCTGGAGATGGAGCTACAGTTGAGACAGGCAGAGGCTGCACTGAAATCCGCTATTGCGCAGGAAAAGTTAACAGCGGCACAGTATGGCCAGGCCCGCCGGAACATTGAACGACGGTTGAAACAGATCGAATCGTCACAGGCCGGCATTGTCGAGGCTCGCGCTCAGTTTATTCAGTCGAGACAGGCGCTTCTGAACAAAGTCGAAATCTATAAGATGGGCGGCATTTCGAAGAAAGAGCTGCAATCCCTGCATGCTCAATATCTGAACGGTATGAGTCGCTACTATCAGGCAAGAAAAGGCCATCAAATCGAGATGGTCGGATTCCGAACGGCCGATCTCGAACAGAATGGTATCAAAATCGATGAAGCCATTCTAAAAGACACAGCGGCTAAGACAGCGGCCTTTGTTGATTTCAATACAGAGGTTGAGAAGGGCAACCTTGAAGTCGCTCGCGAATCAAAAGAGAGAGCCCTCATTGAAGTTCAAAATCTGCGTCGCCTGCTTGAAGAAACCGTTCTACGATCCCCCATTGACGGAGTGATTGCGTCCCGTTCCATTGAAATCGGTGAAGAGGTTAAGGTTTCGGAACCGCTATTCACCGTCGTTCGGATGGACGAGCTACTTGTCTCAACCAACGTTGCCGAAAACGACATCCCCTATCTGCGAAAAGAACAGAGCGTCACCTTTACAGTAGATGCTCTCAACGGAGAATCATTCACCGGCAAGGTTAAGCTCATTTCACCGGTTGTCGATCTTGCCACTCGCACCACTGAAGTACGCGTTCACGTGAAGAATACGGATCGTCGCCTTGCTCCGGGGATGTTTGTGCGCTGTGAGATAGAAACGACCGAGCGACGAAAGGGGCTGCTTGTCCCGGAATCCGCCTTTATAGATCCTGTTGACGACAACAGCCCGCAACCCTACGAGACGTCCGTTTTTGTCGTCCAGGATGGCAGGGTATTTCGGAGGTCCGTTCAGGTCGGCATGCGCTTTGAAGGAGGACGAGAGCTTCTCTCCGGGCTCGAACCCGGAGAAAGCATTGCCGTCTCGGGAGTGGCCTATCTGAAAGAGGGCACGCAGGTTAAACCGAGGACGATTACGCCATGA
- a CDS encoding TolC family protein, whose amino-acid sequence MKAKNVQLHCAVIVCLISCCANLSADSTTSYSIEDIEALAEKNSVTLQTLRLESELTQINELSRFRDFFPTLSLSYRRNRTIAQRDFDTGSNSVQLSISQPIYDGGRSVLAHEIAQIDSVLHTEKMRETKEQLRLQVRQNYFEILQAEQNVSILNESLKQYERFREISEVEYRNGNIAMLEILEIRNQLHQRKMELLAEKANYQARLASFKLMLRLPEETTLILKKLDFRAAGTEQLTIDSESMVARALERRPDIRKARLDLYRAHREFKITEYHFLPTVSLTGNYGKSGNDWPPQSAEWGVGINVTMNIFGNTVSTDYRYLNSAQETSRGYSSGANATIYDKPGYEEPHLRNQIELLRAKDKLKEIEQAIRNELSALNHEYNRRRVSLRLLDSSTAIKEQRFKVSERLYRDGDLSLDEFNKQEIQLQQARLSLVQERFAYALFIYRMELSLGLKIGELGELPIREAEDNDIWRPATKLPENENLLPIPELMEENI is encoded by the coding sequence ATGAAAGCTAAGAACGTCCAACTCCATTGTGCGGTGATTGTCTGCTTAATAAGCTGCTGTGCGAATCTATCTGCGGATTCGACAACATCCTATTCGATAGAAGATATCGAGGCACTGGCGGAAAAAAACAGTGTAACGTTGCAGACGCTCAGACTCGAATCGGAACTGACACAGATTAACGAACTGAGTAGATTCAGGGACTTCTTTCCAACCTTGAGCCTGTCGTACAGACGGAATCGCACTATTGCTCAGCGTGATTTCGATACAGGCTCAAATTCAGTGCAACTCAGCATTTCACAGCCAATTTACGATGGCGGACGGTCAGTTCTTGCCCACGAGATTGCACAGATTGATTCGGTGCTGCATACCGAAAAGATGAGAGAAACGAAAGAACAACTGCGCTTACAGGTCAGACAGAACTATTTCGAGATCTTGCAAGCCGAACAGAATGTTTCCATTCTTAACGAATCTCTGAAGCAATACGAACGATTCCGTGAGATTTCCGAAGTGGAGTATCGTAATGGGAATATCGCTATGCTTGAGATACTTGAGATCCGAAACCAGCTCCATCAGCGTAAAATGGAATTGCTCGCCGAAAAAGCCAACTACCAGGCCAGGCTTGCCTCGTTCAAGCTCATGCTTCGCCTGCCTGAAGAAACGACATTGATACTGAAAAAACTCGATTTTCGAGCGGCCGGGACGGAGCAGCTCACAATTGACAGCGAATCCATGGTAGCCCGGGCACTTGAACGTCGTCCTGACATTCGAAAAGCCAGGCTTGATCTTTATAGAGCACACCGGGAATTCAAGATCACAGAATACCACTTTCTACCCACGGTCTCTCTAACCGGTAACTACGGTAAGAGCGGCAATGACTGGCCTCCTCAGAGCGCAGAATGGGGAGTCGGCATCAACGTAACGATGAACATATTCGGAAATACGGTAAGCACAGACTATCGATACCTCAATTCCGCTCAGGAAACTTCCAGGGGTTATTCAAGCGGCGCTAATGCGACGATCTATGATAAACCCGGATACGAAGAACCTCATTTACGCAATCAGATCGAGCTGCTTCGTGCAAAGGACAAACTGAAGGAAATAGAGCAAGCCATACGAAATGAGCTGAGTGCTCTGAATCATGAGTACAATCGTCGTCGTGTTTCCCTCCGTCTTCTTGATTCATCAACGGCCATTAAAGAACAGAGATTCAAAGTAAGTGAGCGCTTATATCGGGACGGCGATCTATCTCTGGATGAATTCAATAAACAGGAAATACAACTCCAGCAGGCGCGGCTTTCCCTTGTACAGGAGCGCTTTGCTTATGCCCTGTTCATTTACCGGATGGAATTATCCCTGGGATTAAAAATCGGCGAACTTGGAGAATTGCCGATTCGTGAAGCGGAAGACAATGATATCTGGCGACCGGCGACAAAACTTCCCGAGAATGAGAACCTGCTTCCGATACCGGAGCTGATGGAGGAAAACATATGA
- a CDS encoding formylglycine-generating enzyme family protein — MVPVLTPESVFRIDRYEVTSLQRKLYFSAPNQDPLTSVTLGEAREICKSLGKNLCSEGQWLQACLGTSRLAYGYASRFFRERCNVSGKGLSPTGSHRECLSDGQIYDMIGNAMEWVESDVSPTSGIVAGGSYMSGNEANCFTRQIVSTNSRSPQVGFRCCGNG, encoded by the coding sequence ATGGTCCCGGTCCTCACGCCCGAATCGGTTTTCAGGATTGATCGCTATGAAGTGACGTCCCTGCAGAGAAAACTGTATTTTTCCGCTCCCAATCAGGATCCGCTGACATCAGTCACTCTGGGTGAAGCGAGAGAAATCTGCAAATCACTCGGGAAAAACCTTTGCAGCGAAGGACAGTGGTTGCAGGCATGCCTCGGAACATCGCGTCTGGCTTACGGCTACGCCTCTCGCTTTTTTCGAGAACGTTGCAATGTATCCGGGAAAGGTCTGAGCCCTACGGGAAGTCACCGCGAATGTCTTTCTGATGGTCAGATATATGACATGATCGGTAACGCCATGGAGTGGGTAGAGTCTGATGTTTCTCCCACATCAGGCATCGTCGCCGGCGGCAGCTATATGAGTGGAAACGAAGCCAATTGCTTTACGAGACAGATCGTATCAACGAATTCAAGATCACCACAGGTAGGTTTTCGATGCTGCGGAAATGGTTAA
- a CDS encoding Ig-like domain-containing protein yields the protein MTAVFSCNRSPNDILSPLFEAPASSRPRIVSSNPSEENGVYDPALPVYVDFDREMDAFSTERAFSLSGTGNTSGEFRWIGNRLIYDLITPLDPGIAFVLRVTGSAKSTDNAPLETDFIVHFISGSTIEAPVVLSSTPSANSQAVSPGSPIVITFSRPMNRQSVEKAFSMNPSTYGGFTWDTNDTIMTFKPYSELQSPMRYSVSLGTSAHDREGIVLHAPLSFSFQTGEDLTRPTILEIREQGAISPLTNEYDGVQKEGPFIITFSEAMSPADTENAISLIQREDGSSVSLRRTWSSTFDQLTIAPDPDLRPETSYRLSVSTAAKDTASNALLEAYHIDFTVSNASGAINSNYLRLVHAEKTSPDSIQTIDPSPDKTTVITISGSDLATSGSSGANGEFTFDFSHSLDPASLPESISISRVLGSHPASGRILGIALQNNGPLSNARVVLTIGGLGEGNEYRLRLNGGKSLNHRSLSSVIQFGENPTYMQDSVILNFRVEATP from the coding sequence ATGACTGCAGTCTTTAGCTGCAACCGAAGCCCGAACGATATTTTATCCCCGCTTTTTGAGGCCCCTGCATCGTCGCGCCCCAGGATCGTTTCCTCCAATCCCTCTGAAGAAAATGGAGTCTATGACCCTGCTCTTCCCGTCTATGTGGACTTCGATCGCGAGATGGACGCGTTCAGTACAGAACGGGCCTTCTCACTCTCAGGCACCGGTAATACATCCGGTGAATTTCGCTGGATCGGAAACAGACTTATTTACGACCTCATTACGCCGCTTGACCCGGGTATTGCCTTCGTTTTGCGAGTGACCGGATCTGCTAAGTCTACAGATAACGCACCACTGGAAACGGACTTTATTGTGCATTTCATCTCGGGTTCCACGATTGAAGCACCGGTCGTCCTCTCCAGCACTCCGTCGGCGAACAGTCAGGCCGTTTCGCCCGGTAGCCCAATTGTCATCACATTCTCGCGCCCCATGAACAGGCAGTCCGTCGAAAAGGCCTTCAGTATGAATCCTTCCACATACGGAGGATTCACATGGGATACTAACGACACGATCATGACCTTTAAGCCTTACAGTGAATTGCAGTCACCTATGCGCTACAGCGTCAGCCTTGGTACATCGGCCCATGACAGAGAGGGCATTGTACTTCATGCCCCCCTCTCTTTCTCATTTCAAACCGGAGAGGATCTGACTCGTCCGACGATTCTGGAAATTCGAGAGCAGGGAGCGATCAGTCCGCTTACGAACGAATACGATGGAGTTCAGAAAGAAGGTCCTTTCATCATTACATTCTCAGAAGCCATGAGTCCGGCAGATACTGAAAACGCGATCAGTCTCATTCAACGAGAGGACGGTAGCAGTGTTAGCCTTCGCAGAACGTGGTCCTCCACTTTTGACCAGTTGACGATCGCCCCGGATCCCGACCTCAGACCGGAAACCTCTTATCGTCTCAGTGTTTCCACTGCGGCGAAAGATACGGCATCCAACGCTCTTCTTGAGGCCTATCACATAGATTTCACCGTAAGCAATGCATCAGGTGCGATTAATTCCAATTACCTGCGCCTGGTCCATGCAGAAAAAACCTCTCCTGATTCTATTCAGACGATCGATCCATCACCGGATAAGACAACAGTTATTACGATATCAGGCTCCGATCTGGCGACATCGGGCTCTTCCGGAGCGAATGGCGAGTTCACTTTCGATTTCTCTCACTCTCTTGACCCGGCCTCTTTGCCGGAATCCATTTCCATCAGTCGAGTTCTTGGCTCGCATCCTGCTTCGGGTAGAATCCTCGGAATTGCACTACAGAATAACGGCCCGCTTTCAAATGCTCGAGTCGTATTGACAATCGGAGGATTAGGCGAAGGAAATGAATATCGATTGAGGCTGAACGGAGGGAAGAGTTTGAATCACCGATCCCTGAGCTCCGTAATCCAGTTCGGTGAAAATCCTACATACATGCAAGATTCGGTCATCCTGAATTTCAGAGTGGAGGCGACACCATGA
- a CDS encoding tetratricopeptide repeat protein, producing the protein MQPNTHRLFILLLTGMILIPMSCGRAELSQEELAVFENAQALYADRKFDDAREILEPLSERYEDSTEVAVLLARIYFFTREFQKSESTLRRLTGEHESPYALMWLGRVVASDPKRQEEAAEIFRTILREDPENHAAHYYLGRCLESQGKIQEALLSYQRALAVEYQLSKIHLHMGTVLQGLKMEERASRHFKRVEQLNLYPEDIAWTKKNGISAESDPRKTRD; encoded by the coding sequence ATGCAACCCAATACACATCGTTTATTCATTCTCCTGCTCACAGGAATGATACTCATACCCATGTCCTGTGGACGTGCAGAATTGAGTCAGGAGGAGCTTGCCGTATTCGAAAATGCCCAGGCCCTCTATGCAGATCGAAAATTCGACGACGCGCGTGAAATCCTTGAGCCTCTGTCGGAAAGATATGAAGATTCCACTGAAGTGGCCGTGCTGCTGGCACGCATTTACTTCTTCACAAGAGAATTTCAGAAAAGTGAGTCAACATTGCGACGGCTGACGGGTGAACACGAGAGTCCATATGCACTGATGTGGCTCGGAAGAGTCGTGGCGTCAGATCCAAAACGCCAGGAAGAAGCGGCCGAGATTTTCCGCACAATCCTTAGAGAGGATCCGGAAAACCATGCGGCACACTATTACCTTGGAAGATGTCTTGAAAGTCAGGGAAAGATCCAGGAGGCACTCCTTTCATACCAGAGGGCGCTTGCAGTGGAATATCAGCTTTCCAAAATACATCTGCATATGGGCACCGTTCTTCAGGGGTTAAAAATGGAGGAGCGCGCTTCCAGGCATTTCAAACGCGTTGAACAGCTCAATCTCTATCCGGAAGATATCGCCTGGACAAAAAAGAACGGTATCTCTGCTGAATCGGACCCCAGAAAGACCAGGGATTGA